ATCTTTGTAGAGTTAGTGAGGATTTTTGTGCTGACTGTGTTTGCCATGTCCTAGGTGCAAGCTCATATTGTTAAGCTGCGAAGACAATTAAGTTTGGTGGAAGGACTGCCTCAGCTGTCTAAACCGCCATCTGGTTATGAATgtacatgatttttattttattttattttaaaatgaaattttttgggcTTCCCTTTTGAGTCAAACTTGGAAGATTCATGATGAACAATTATGTATATATGCTTCCTTGTAGATTGTGTTGCTTATTTTTATCTGTAGTAGCCAAAAGATTAGAGGTTTGAAGAATGGACATGATTCTGGGCATTTATGCTTAAAATCTTATTTGGTTATAGATGTGTATTAGTTGTAATTTGAGGagtataatattttatcttaaactTATCTAAATCCCTGTTGCTTTAACagtttaatcatttaaaaactGAACTTCGATGATTATTAACAAGTGTGTAGTTAATTGAATTTTACGCTTAAATTGACTCAATATTGATGAGTGAGTCCATCTAACTTTTCATATGAAGTTATATGAGCAAAAAATCAATATGCAATAAATACAAGTTTTCTAGAAGGAGCATTACTTTATACTATTGCCAACAGCTATGTTGATTGTTGAAGCTTCCTTGTACGACCGGAAGAGACATTTGTCAAATGTCAACTCCTCTTGCAATACGTAATAGTAgaggtaaataaaaaaaatatttaattataaatttatcttttagtcTTTAAACTTTAACATATGTTGATTCCTATACAGACAATTTTTAATTCCTTCTAGTTTTTatccatataatttttatttcttttagtctttaatatcttaatttataGGGTCAAAGACatcaaaggtaaaaaaagattaaaaatataatgtataagaaataaaagatttacaacaatttttaaatataagaactaaaatgtaATGTTTGTCCAATTATAAGGAccgaataaaacttgaaaaaataaaCCTCCCAGCAGTCTTTGTTTTGCATGGTTTAGTGAAAAACTACAATTGTTGTTGTGAGATAAACTTCCACATAATCGATCCCATGGACAACATCCTTATAAGCTCAACGCCAAGGCAAGTTTGAGAACACCACATTCACAACACATGATTACTTTTTAGTATAAGGTCACCAAGATTGGCTCAAGCATAAGGCAATCAAAATTCTTACTTtaagttcataaaaaaaaaactatttattactattttataaaactttcatATGAGTAGACGCTTACAGTGTTCATTAGTATGTGTTTATCATCAAtactctttaaaattatttagccatttacttcaattaaaaaaatcatctcaAAATTTGTTAAGAGTTAAAAGTATGTTTAGACTAACATAAGCTAACTTGACTCTAAACACACTATGTTGAACCCAAAGGATTGATGAGTGGTGTAAGATCTTATTTCGTTTAAATGAGTGTAAATTTAgtgaaataattcatattcgATTCTTATTGTGTGTAAAATTTCATTAGATCAATGACAGTCATATATCGCAAACGATATTAATTTTTGACTTAGTGAGTTAAAAAATACTCGTAATTTCTAACCTAGGAACAAAAACACATTATGTTGAGTTGTTGACCAAACACAAAATATCCAAGTGGTATATTTCACTGAGTATACTTTGTAGTTTATACAGTATACACTATACACAAAAGCACTTTATTGTCTCTGGTTCGATTCCATACGGTTCCAAAATCTCTTATGCTACCCAGCAAACTCCAACAGAAGCCAGCTCAGTAAGTGAAATACGAGTTACAAATTTACAAAACTGAGAGGGGCCAACTTTCTCTTCATAAACAGAGAAAATTAACATGTAATTATTAATCTGAAAATTGAGGACACTCCAAGACACATATTTAAggaaaatttcaagaaaatagaAGCAAGTTAGCCAACTAAGAAGGTCAGAGGAACTTCTTAGGCTCTGGGAGAGTCAACTTCATGGCTCCCTTTCTTTTTAGAGAAAAGCCATCCTATCAAAGGCATCAACGGCTTCCTCTTTGGCTTCTTAACAGAAGGAGGTCTCCCAAGCAATTCACCCTTGTTAGGGATAACTTGAGCAAGTGCATGAGGACTAGCGAATTTCACATATCTTCTTTTTTGGAACTCTTCTGCTTTCTCCTCATCACTGCTTTGAGTTTTGATTTCCATATTGGTTGTTGTTGCATTTGCAATGAACTTGAGGTCTTCAATCTCCGGATCGTCCCGTCGCTGCAGCAACCTTTGCTCTCTTGCTTTTGTGTCTTCTAGTTCTTTCTGCGTTTGTTCCAGTTCCTTTTTCAGGGACTTGATGCGTTGAACCAAATTGCTAGCTTCTTCTCTTGCTCCCTCAAGACTTTGCTTTGTTTCTTCCAGCTCAGTTGCCAATGCTCCACCTCTGGTTTGTGCACTCCCACTTCCATTCGCTTCAACTTGCATCTTAATCAATTGAGGCACATAATcagaagaaaattaattaactaactATATACATCTGCTTCAATTTGGAGCTAACATGTGCATTATGTTTTTAAAGTCATGTACTGATAGTGTAAATGGCTTTTACACTGACATCTAATTAAAATTGACATGTGTGATAAATTTGTTGACATCTAATTAAAATTGACATgtgtgataaatttattgacataTATTTATCACGATTTCTGATTGattgatagtaaaaaaaattaaacttggaGTAGAAAGAGAAATGGGAGAACCTCTTTGAGCTTGTTGGCATAAATTTCCCCAACTAGTACTTTTTCTCCGAACAACATAACTGCTTCTTTAACAGACTTGAATGGGGCACGAGTGTCAATCTCTGCACGTTCCATGATCACCATTCCACCACCTTTCTTGTCCATGAACGTTTGTTCTTGAGCTAACTAGTCACCAACTTGACCTCAGCTGGTGTAGAAATTAAACTATGATAGAATGAGAAAATTGCTAATAACTAAGGTATAATGTATGAGTGAATATCTGAAGGGGAAGTTCCATTTAATACAACAGATGAGAGGAATAGTCTTAAGGTCATTAGTTAATAGATATTGGTGGTGTAATAATTGGCTAACTTGAAAAGAAACTTAGTAGAATCACaaaaacctttcttttcttcgCGTCCACTTCACTGGTATTTCGTTAATTGAAGTTGACAAGGGTGGTTGGACTGTCTTGATAATTTAGTTAGTTCAATCTATATGATATCGAAGTTTTGAGAGCACTCTTTGGAGCCTTGATTAGGACTTGTCTCCTTTCAACCATAGTATATCGTTTATGGTTCCATTTCAGGCACTAGTGGAGCCCATGCAAATtttcagaaagaaaataagactTGGGCATGTTCATGTACTTAAGGAAAGTTTTTTCATCCGAGTGCTTCGTCCAAATTGCTAATTAAATAAGGTATCCAACGCCCTCTAGTTAGACCtacttccaaattttaacataattaacatattgttattatat
The nucleotide sequence above comes from Glycine soja cultivar W05 chromosome 11, ASM419377v2, whole genome shotgun sequence. Encoded proteins:
- the LOC114375398 gene encoding WEB family protein At2g17940-like, whose amino-acid sequence is MDKKGGGMVIMERAEIDTRAPFKSVKEAVMLFGEKVLVGEIYANKLKEMQVEANGSGSAQTRGGALATELEETKQSLEGAREEASNLVQRIKSLKKELEQTQKELEDTKAREQRLLQRRDDPEIEDLKFIANATTTNMEIKTQSSDEEKAEEFQKRRYVKFASPHALAQVIPNKGELLGRPPSVKKPKRKPLMPLIGWLFSKKKGSHEVDSPRA